Proteins co-encoded in one Christiangramia fulva genomic window:
- the gcvT gene encoding glycine cleavage system aminomethyltransferase GcvT — MKETALSKKHKELNAKMVPFAGYNMPVSYEGVNIEHQNVREAVGVFDVSHMGEFLITGPNALELIQKVSSNDASKLVDGKAQYSCMPNEDGGIVDDLIIYRMDAEKYLLVVNASNIEKDWNWIAHHNSVDATMRDMSDEMSLLAIQGPKAAEAMQSLTDVDLANMKFYTFEVGTFAGVDKVIISATGYTGSGGFEIYFKNEDAEQIWDAVLEAGKDFGIKPIGLAARDTLRLEMGFCLYGNDIDDTTSPIEAGLGWITKFTKDFVNSEALKAEKEKGPKRKLVAFELDERGIPRQDYDIVDENGKKIGEVTSGTMSPSLEKGIGLGYVPAEVAGIGNKIFIQIRKKAVPATQVKLPFYKG, encoded by the coding sequence ATGAAAGAAACAGCACTTTCTAAAAAACATAAAGAGCTAAACGCTAAAATGGTTCCCTTCGCGGGATATAATATGCCTGTCTCTTACGAGGGCGTGAATATAGAACATCAGAATGTGAGAGAAGCTGTGGGGGTATTTGATGTCTCGCATATGGGTGAATTTCTTATAACGGGTCCTAATGCACTGGAGCTTATTCAAAAAGTCTCCAGTAATGACGCTTCAAAACTTGTTGACGGCAAAGCACAGTATTCCTGCATGCCAAATGAAGACGGTGGAATTGTGGACGATTTGATTATTTATCGAATGGATGCTGAAAAATATCTCCTGGTGGTAAATGCTTCAAATATCGAAAAAGACTGGAACTGGATCGCTCATCATAACTCGGTGGATGCTACCATGAGGGATATGAGCGATGAGATGTCTCTCCTGGCCATTCAGGGCCCGAAAGCCGCCGAAGCCATGCAGTCGCTAACAGATGTTGATCTCGCGAATATGAAGTTCTATACCTTTGAAGTGGGAACATTTGCCGGGGTCGATAAAGTGATCATTTCAGCAACAGGCTATACCGGTAGCGGGGGTTTTGAAATTTATTTCAAAAATGAAGATGCAGAGCAAATATGGGACGCTGTACTAGAGGCAGGAAAAGATTTTGGCATTAAACCTATCGGCCTCGCCGCACGGGACACTTTACGCCTGGAAATGGGATTTTGTCTTTATGGAAATGACATTGATGACACCACCTCTCCTATTGAAGCCGGTCTTGGCTGGATCACCAAATTCACCAAGGATTTTGTAAACAGCGAAGCACTGAAAGCTGAAAAAGAAAAAGGGCCAAAGCGCAAACTTGTGGCTTTTGAACTGGATGAAAGAGGAATTCCCCGCCAGGATTATGATATTGTTGACGAGAATGGTAAGAAAATTGGAGAAGTAACTTCGGGCACCATGTCCCCATCTCTGGAAAAAGGGATTGGGCTTGGATATGTACCTGCTGAAGTTGCAGGAATTGGAAACAAAATTTTTATTCAGATAAGAAAAAAAGCCGTTCCTGCCACCCAGGTAAAATTGCCCTTTTATAAAGGATAA
- the aroB gene encoding 3-dehydroquinate synthase, translating into MNVSRDLTNPVFYGENAFDKLNKFLTNSDISTLFILVDSNTHEYCLASFLQKLKTTLKTEVIEIEAGEEFKHLQTCEGVWNALSELGADRKSLMLNLGGGVITDLGGFVASTFKRGINFINIPTTLLSMVDASVGGKTGVDLGNLKNQIGVTNQPEMVLIDSAFLKTLPKEEMRSGLAEILKHGLIADEKYWQKVSKLDQLELNDLDEIIQESVNIKAAVVEKDPVEKNIRKTLNYGHTLGHAIESYCLTHPEKKKLLHGEAIAIGMILETFISVKQTGFPSEKLDNINSVIKNIYGKHQFNDSDIEEISQLMKFDKKNAHGKINFVLLEDIGKPVIDREVDQANITMAFEYYLEN; encoded by the coding sequence ATGAATGTTTCACGGGATTTAACCAATCCGGTTTTTTATGGCGAAAATGCCTTTGACAAATTAAATAAGTTTCTGACTAACAGCGATATATCTACCCTCTTTATTTTGGTAGACAGCAATACCCACGAATACTGCCTGGCTTCCTTTCTTCAAAAACTGAAAACCACACTAAAAACTGAAGTAATAGAGATAGAAGCCGGAGAAGAATTTAAGCACCTGCAGACCTGCGAAGGGGTGTGGAATGCGCTTTCTGAATTAGGAGCCGACCGGAAAAGCTTAATGCTGAATCTTGGAGGCGGTGTGATTACCGATCTTGGCGGTTTTGTGGCCTCAACTTTCAAAAGAGGAATAAATTTCATTAATATTCCCACTACCCTTCTTTCTATGGTTGATGCTTCTGTTGGCGGAAAAACGGGCGTGGATCTCGGAAACCTGAAAAACCAGATAGGTGTCACCAATCAGCCGGAAATGGTATTGATAGATTCTGCTTTTTTGAAAACACTTCCGAAGGAAGAAATGAGAAGCGGACTGGCTGAAATTCTCAAACACGGATTAATTGCCGATGAAAAATACTGGCAAAAAGTTTCAAAACTTGATCAACTCGAGCTTAATGATCTCGATGAAATTATACAGGAATCCGTTAATATTAAGGCTGCGGTAGTAGAAAAAGATCCTGTTGAGAAAAACATACGTAAAACACTCAATTACGGCCATACTCTTGGACATGCAATAGAATCTTACTGTCTAACCCATCCTGAAAAAAAGAAACTCCTCCATGGCGAGGCTATCGCTATCGGGATGATCCTGGAAACTTTTATTTCTGTTAAGCAAACAGGTTTTCCTTCAGAAAAACTTGATAATATAAATTCGGTTATAAAAAACATTTACGGAAAACACCAATTCAACGACAGCGATATTGAAGAAATAAGTCAATTAATGAAATTTGATAAAAAAAATGCTCATGGAAAGATCAATTTCGTACTGCTGGAAGACATCGGTAAACCGGTAATAGACCGGGAAGTAGATCAGGCTAACATTACAATGGCCTTCGAATATTATCTGGAGAACTGA
- a CDS encoding sugar nucleotide-binding protein: MKRILILGASGFIGNALYKELCSYFDTHGTYRTETDVFRENQQFHHFDLETENVEILLENLKPDVIISSLRGNFDAQVATHFSIINYILRTNSKLMFISSANVFDAFTNFPSYEYDKTLSQSIYGRFKIKIENALLRLPNHNYNILRLPMVFGKSSPRIRELKTLIELGEPVEVFPNVVINATEIQKVTQQVHYIINRKKQGVFHLGSSDLTHQKDFIEDICLELGYENPLFKNVYDSNYDRFLAVLPKDNKLPKNLEITISQVIEASTKA, translated from the coding sequence TTGAAAAGAATACTCATTTTAGGTGCCAGCGGCTTTATAGGCAATGCCTTGTATAAAGAGCTATGCTCCTATTTTGATACGCACGGCACCTACCGCACTGAAACAGATGTTTTTCGCGAAAATCAGCAGTTTCATCATTTCGATTTGGAAACTGAAAACGTGGAAATCCTGCTTGAAAATTTAAAACCAGATGTCATTATTTCCTCCTTAAGAGGAAATTTTGACGCCCAGGTGGCGACCCATTTTTCTATTATCAACTATATTTTGCGTACGAACTCGAAACTTATGTTCATCAGTTCTGCCAATGTTTTTGATGCGTTTACAAATTTTCCTTCTTATGAATATGACAAAACCTTAAGCCAGAGCATTTACGGAAGGTTTAAGATAAAAATCGAAAATGCGCTGCTTCGTTTGCCTAATCATAATTACAATATCCTGCGCCTTCCCATGGTCTTCGGAAAATCCTCGCCCAGGATTAGAGAATTAAAGACCCTGATTGAGCTTGGGGAACCGGTAGAAGTTTTTCCGAATGTGGTGATCAATGCTACCGAAATTCAGAAGGTAACTCAGCAGGTGCATTACATCATCAACCGCAAAAAACAGGGAGTCTTTCATCTTGGGAGTTCTGATCTTACCCATCAAAAAGATTTTATAGAAGATATTTGTCTTGAGCTTGGTTATGAAAATCCGCTGTTCAAAAATGTCTACGATTCAAATTACGACAGGTTCCTGGCCGTACTTCCCAAAGACAATAAACTGCCAAAAAACCTGGAGATCACCATTAGCCAGGTAATTGAGGCATCTACTAAAGCCTAG
- a CDS encoding 1-acyl-sn-glycerol-3-phosphate acyltransferase, which translates to MHWLSKLIFFKILGWDLENHFDPSIKKCVIIVAPHTSNFDFFIGLLVRKIMNIHIDFIGKKELFRPPYGWYFRMIGGSPVDRNQNQKKVDAIVQLFEEHEIFRLALSPEGTRKKVERWKTGFYFIAVKAKVPIIMASFDFRKKLVKISDPFWPTGNFDTDFARIKSYYEGVEGKIPENF; encoded by the coding sequence ATGCATTGGCTATCAAAGCTTATTTTCTTTAAAATTTTAGGCTGGGATCTGGAAAATCATTTCGATCCCAGCATTAAAAAATGCGTCATTATTGTCGCTCCACATACCAGTAACTTTGATTTCTTCATTGGTCTTTTAGTGCGGAAGATCATGAACATTCATATTGATTTTATTGGGAAAAAGGAGCTTTTTCGGCCTCCTTATGGCTGGTATTTCCGTATGATTGGCGGTTCTCCCGTAGATCGAAATCAAAATCAGAAAAAAGTAGATGCTATTGTTCAGCTATTTGAGGAGCACGAAATTTTCAGGCTGGCACTTTCACCCGAAGGCACTCGCAAAAAAGTAGAGCGCTGGAAAACCGGCTTTTACTTTATAGCTGTGAAAGCAAAAGTCCCAATTATTATGGCTTCTTTTGATTTTCGGAAAAAACTGGTGAAAATTTCGGATCCTTTTTGGCCTACCGGAAATTTTGACACCGATTTTGCCAGGATAAAAAGCTATTATGAAGGTGTGGAAGGGAAAATCCCTGAAAACTTCTGA
- a CDS encoding YebC/PmpR family DNA-binding transcriptional regulator, whose translation MGRAFEFRKARKMKRWSAMAKAFTRIGKDIVMAVKEGGPDPDTNSRLRAVIQNAKSVNMPKDNIERAIKRASDKSQGDYKIVLFEGYAPHGIAVLVETATDNNNRTVANIRSHFNKSDGNLGTSGSVEFMFDHTCNFHINKEGIDPEELELELIDFGAEEVFEDEDGIHIYAPFQNFGAIQKELESREIEIISSGFERIPQVTKTLSPEEAEDVEKLLEKLEEDDDVQNVYHTMEISE comes from the coding sequence ATGGGAAGAGCATTTGAATTCCGCAAGGCGCGCAAAATGAAACGCTGGTCGGCCATGGCCAAGGCCTTTACAAGAATAGGAAAAGACATTGTAATGGCAGTGAAAGAAGGCGGCCCCGACCCCGATACCAATTCTCGTTTGCGCGCGGTGATCCAGAACGCGAAAAGTGTGAATATGCCTAAAGATAATATCGAAAGGGCTATAAAACGTGCTTCTGATAAGTCACAGGGTGATTATAAAATCGTTCTTTTTGAAGGCTATGCTCCCCACGGGATCGCTGTTTTAGTTGAAACCGCTACCGACAATAATAACAGAACGGTTGCCAATATCCGTTCTCATTTCAATAAAAGTGATGGAAACCTGGGCACTTCAGGCTCGGTTGAATTTATGTTCGATCACACCTGCAATTTCCATATCAACAAAGAAGGAATTGACCCCGAGGAACTTGAACTGGAGCTTATAGATTTTGGAGCCGAAGAAGTTTTTGAAGACGAAGACGGAATTCATATTTATGCGCCTTTTCAGAATTTTGGAGCAATTCAGAAGGAACTTGAAAGCAGGGAAATTGAAATAATATCTTCCGGTTTTGAAAGGATCCCGCAGGTTACCAAGACTCTCAGCCCGGAAGAAGCCGAAGATGTGGAAAAATTGCTCGAAAAACTGGAAGAAGATGATGACGTACAAAACGTGTATCACACCATGGAAATTTCGGAATAA
- a CDS encoding proline dehydrogenase family protein — protein MIRKKIFNNTKAAFKLKSDAELDRALFLFGMINRPTLVKAGTALTNFSLKFHLPVEGIIKKTIFEQFCGGITEEDCKPTTREMYEENLHSILDYSVEGKETDAEFDAAMNKKLSLIEYASEREEIPFAMFKPTGIGRFEIWEKVSEKINLSDEEQEEWEKVKERVEKLCKRAYELGVRLYADAEETWMQTAADELMEKMMRKYNKERALIFNTLQCYRWDRAEYLKQLHEKAKKEGFKVGVKIVRGAYMEKENARAKKLGYPTPICESKEATDVNFNSILSYCLNHLDDISLFIGTHNEVSSYLALQIIEDKDLSRDDKRIWFSQLYGMSDHISYNLARKGYNSAKLVPFGPVKEVIPYLLRRAEENTSVKGQTGRELSLLREEKKRRKGHTSVKHARE, from the coding sequence ATGATTAGAAAAAAAATTTTTAATAATACAAAGGCCGCATTTAAGTTAAAATCTGATGCGGAGCTTGACAGAGCCCTCTTCCTTTTTGGAATGATAAACCGCCCTACACTTGTCAAGGCCGGTACTGCTCTGACCAATTTTTCACTAAAATTTCACCTTCCTGTTGAAGGAATTATCAAAAAGACCATTTTTGAGCAGTTTTGTGGTGGAATTACAGAGGAAGATTGTAAACCAACCACCAGGGAAATGTATGAAGAAAATCTTCATAGTATCCTTGATTATTCGGTAGAAGGTAAAGAAACCGATGCCGAATTTGATGCTGCGATGAATAAAAAATTAAGCCTCATCGAGTATGCCAGTGAAAGGGAAGAGATTCCTTTTGCGATGTTCAAACCTACGGGGATTGGCCGTTTCGAAATCTGGGAGAAAGTAAGTGAAAAAATCAACCTTTCAGATGAAGAGCAGGAGGAATGGGAAAAGGTAAAAGAAAGAGTTGAGAAACTCTGTAAAAGGGCCTATGAACTGGGCGTAAGGCTATATGCTGATGCTGAAGAAACCTGGATGCAAACTGCCGCCGATGAGCTTATGGAAAAAATGATGCGCAAATACAATAAGGAAAGAGCGCTAATTTTCAACACCCTTCAATGTTACCGCTGGGATCGGGCAGAATATCTTAAACAGCTTCATGAAAAAGCTAAAAAAGAAGGTTTTAAAGTAGGGGTAAAGATTGTGCGGGGAGCTTATATGGAAAAAGAAAACGCCCGTGCCAAAAAATTAGGTTATCCAACGCCTATTTGTGAAAGTAAGGAAGCCACAGATGTAAATTTTAACAGTATCCTTTCTTACTGCCTTAACCATCTTGATGATATTTCCCTTTTTATAGGAACTCATAACGAGGTGAGCAGTTATTTGGCGCTTCAAATTATTGAAGATAAAGACCTTTCCCGCGATGATAAAAGAATCTGGTTTAGCCAGCTTTATGGAATGAGTGACCATATTAGCTATAACCTGGCGAGAAAAGGATATAATTCGGCTAAACTCGTGCCTTTTGGACCTGTTAAAGAAGTGATCCCGTACCTTTTAAGACGAGCAGAAGAAAATACTTCGGTAAAAGGACAAACCGGAAGGGAACTTTCCCTTTTACGCGAAGAAAAGAAAAGGCGTAAAGGCCATACTTCTGTAAAGCACGCCAGAGAATAA
- a CDS encoding NAD(P)H-hydrate dehydratase translates to MKILTADQLSEADKITIQKQGITSEELMERAATLVFEEIHKRLEGAPIPIKIFCGIGNNGGDGLVVARHLIQHKYDVQVFIVNYSDKRSDDFLANYEKLKKITRNWPISIKGEDDFPEIGTGDFVIDAIFGIGLNRPIESWMGKLVKTINKSGAFVLAVDMPSGLFSDRVPEKDAAVINASYTLSFQTPKLVFYLPQTMDYAGEVEILDIGLDRQCISESKSGIFLIEDEEARMFYKERKKNSHKGDYGNVLISGGSYGKIGSVLLSATAALRTGTGLCTLYVPKCGYQIIQSGLPEAMVLTDENEEIITNFPEGFGADVNCFGMGVGKAKQTVEAMEKFLRSVEKPVVIDADGLNILSKNNELLKLIPENSVLTPHPGELKRLIGEWKDDFEKLEKTKEFSKEYKVTLLIKGAHTFIISDDEIYINSTGNPGMATAGSGDVLSGVITSLIGQKYNPVTAAVLGVYAHGLSGDIAASKLGMESVLAGDIAKNMGKAFKLISEDFSGYEAESQ, encoded by the coding sequence ATGAAAATACTTACTGCCGATCAACTTTCAGAAGCCGATAAGATCACTATTCAAAAACAGGGTATAACTTCAGAAGAGCTCATGGAACGAGCCGCAACTCTTGTTTTTGAAGAAATCCATAAAAGACTTGAAGGAGCTCCCATACCGATTAAAATTTTCTGCGGAATTGGAAATAATGGGGGAGACGGATTAGTGGTGGCGCGCCACCTGATTCAGCATAAGTACGATGTGCAGGTTTTTATCGTGAATTACAGTGACAAACGCTCAGATGATTTTCTTGCCAATTATGAAAAGTTGAAAAAGATTACCCGAAACTGGCCTATCTCGATCAAAGGGGAGGATGATTTTCCTGAAATCGGGACAGGTGATTTTGTGATCGATGCGATTTTTGGAATTGGCCTGAACAGGCCTATTGAAAGCTGGATGGGCAAACTGGTAAAAACTATTAATAAATCCGGAGCTTTTGTACTTGCGGTTGATATGCCCAGCGGATTATTTTCAGATCGTGTTCCCGAAAAAGATGCGGCGGTAATAAATGCTTCCTATACCCTTAGTTTTCAAACCCCGAAACTTGTGTTTTATCTCCCGCAAACTATGGATTATGCGGGTGAAGTTGAAATTTTAGATATCGGTTTGGACAGGCAGTGTATTTCTGAAAGTAAATCGGGAATTTTTCTTATTGAAGATGAGGAAGCCCGAATGTTCTATAAGGAACGGAAAAAGAATTCTCATAAAGGCGATTATGGAAATGTGTTGATTTCTGGCGGTTCCTATGGTAAAATTGGAAGTGTTTTACTTTCGGCTACTGCAGCTTTGAGAACCGGTACGGGTTTATGCACCCTGTATGTTCCGAAATGCGGATACCAGATTATTCAGTCAGGATTACCCGAAGCCATGGTGCTTACCGATGAAAATGAAGAAATAATAACCAATTTTCCCGAAGGTTTCGGAGCAGATGTTAATTGCTTTGGAATGGGCGTTGGGAAGGCAAAGCAAACAGTCGAAGCCATGGAAAAATTTCTGCGATCAGTAGAAAAACCGGTAGTAATCGATGCCGATGGTCTCAATATACTTTCTAAAAATAATGAGTTGCTTAAGCTAATTCCTGAAAATTCAGTATTAACGCCTCATCCGGGAGAATTGAAAAGATTGATAGGAGAGTGGAAGGATGATTTTGAAAAACTGGAAAAGACCAAAGAATTCAGTAAAGAATACAAAGTAACACTTTTGATTAAAGGGGCTCATACTTTCATTATCAGCGATGATGAGATCTATATAAATAGCACGGGAAATCCCGGAATGGCCACTGCGGGTAGCGGTGATGTACTCTCGGGAGTCATAACTTCACTTATCGGGCAAAAATACAATCCGGTTACGGCTGCGGTTCTGGGTGTTTATGCCCATGGACTATCAGGAGATATTGCCGCCTCAAAACTGGGGATGGAAAGCGTTTTGGCCGGGGATATCGCCAAAAATATGGGAAAGGCTTTTAAGTTAATATCTGAAGATTTTTCAGGATATGAGGCAGAAAGTCAATAA
- the hutH gene encoding histidine ammonia-lyase encodes MHQDFHYISSAVLDLQDIQEIIENDKKLALSDEARLNIEKARTYLNEKIKQSDSPVYGINTGFGALCNVKITSEKLTELQENLVRSHACGTGDRVSKPVIKLMLLLKIQSLSYGNSGVALATIERLIDFYNYDILPVIYEQGSLGASGDLAPLAHLALPLIGDGEVYYNGKRWSGKEILIKFDWQALKLQSKEGLALLNGTQFMSAHGVYALLQTYRLSYWADLIGAISVDAFDCNLSPFDDLVHQVRPHRGQVKTAERIREFLDGSEIALSEKKNVQDPYSFRCIPQVHGASKDTLAFVHKTIKTEINSVTDNPNIFIEADKIISGGNFHGQPLALGLDYLAIAVSELANISERRTYQLVSGLRGLPAFLVENPGLNSGFMIPQYTAASIVSQNKQLSVPASTDSIVSSNGQEDHVSMGANSATKLLKTIKNLHTVLAIELFNASQAMHFREPAKTSPKIKEILQDFRKEVPVLKEDVTMAPFIKKARSFIQNYRITDFIVD; translated from the coding sequence ATGCATCAAGATTTTCACTATATAAGTTCGGCCGTTTTAGACCTCCAGGATATACAGGAAATAATCGAAAATGATAAAAAACTGGCATTAAGTGATGAAGCCCGTTTAAATATTGAAAAAGCAAGGACTTATCTCAATGAAAAGATAAAACAGAGCGATTCGCCGGTATATGGCATAAATACAGGTTTTGGCGCGCTTTGTAATGTAAAGATCACTTCAGAAAAACTTACTGAATTACAGGAAAATTTGGTGCGTTCACACGCTTGCGGAACGGGAGACCGGGTTTCCAAACCTGTGATTAAACTTATGCTGCTATTAAAGATCCAGTCTTTAAGTTATGGTAATTCCGGTGTGGCATTGGCCACCATCGAAAGGCTTATCGATTTTTATAACTATGATATTTTACCCGTTATTTATGAACAGGGATCACTTGGAGCCTCTGGAGATCTTGCCCCCCTGGCGCATTTAGCTCTACCGCTTATTGGTGATGGGGAAGTTTATTATAATGGGAAGCGCTGGAGCGGAAAGGAAATTCTTATAAAGTTTGACTGGCAAGCCCTGAAACTACAGAGCAAAGAAGGTCTCGCCCTTCTTAATGGAACCCAGTTCATGAGTGCTCATGGTGTTTATGCACTTCTTCAAACCTATAGACTATCTTATTGGGCTGATCTTATAGGAGCGATTTCTGTAGATGCTTTTGATTGTAATTTGTCTCCTTTTGACGATCTGGTACACCAGGTTCGTCCGCATCGCGGGCAGGTAAAAACAGCTGAGAGGATAAGGGAATTTCTCGACGGCAGTGAAATTGCACTTTCAGAGAAAAAGAATGTGCAGGACCCATATTCGTTTCGGTGTATTCCTCAGGTCCATGGAGCGAGTAAAGACACCCTTGCTTTTGTTCATAAAACGATTAAAACCGAAATCAATTCGGTTACCGATAATCCAAATATTTTTATTGAAGCCGATAAAATAATTTCGGGAGGTAATTTTCACGGTCAGCCATTGGCTTTAGGCCTGGATTATCTTGCGATAGCCGTTTCTGAGCTCGCCAATATTTCTGAAAGAAGAACTTACCAGCTGGTATCAGGACTTCGTGGATTACCGGCTTTCCTGGTAGAAAACCCGGGTTTGAACAGCGGATTTATGATACCGCAATACACTGCGGCAAGTATTGTGAGCCAGAATAAACAGCTTTCTGTTCCAGCTTCGACAGATTCAATTGTTTCTTCAAATGGGCAGGAAGATCATGTAAGTATGGGAGCTAATTCCGCCACAAAACTATTGAAAACTATAAAAAATTTACATACCGTTTTGGCAATAGAATTGTTCAATGCGTCCCAGGCAATGCACTTCAGAGAGCCGGCAAAGACTTCTCCAAAAATTAAAGAAATATTGCAGGATTTCAGGAAAGAAGTTCCCGTTTTGAAAGAAGATGTGACAATGGCTCCTTTTATCAAAAAGGCCCGGTCGTTTATCCAAAACTATAGAATAACTGACTTTATAGTAGATTAA
- a CDS encoding 4a-hydroxytetrahydrobiopterin dehydratase — protein sequence MKKLSEDEIQEKLKDFDGWTYAKKAIHTSFQFENFKEAFTVMTRIAFEAEDQQHHPNWGNVYNQLEISLSTHDADGVTEKDFKMARAIEDIIEAGN from the coding sequence ATGAAAAAGCTAAGCGAGGACGAAATACAGGAAAAACTGAAGGATTTTGACGGATGGACCTATGCAAAAAAGGCTATTCACACTTCTTTCCAGTTTGAGAATTTCAAGGAAGCTTTTACGGTTATGACGCGTATAGCTTTTGAAGCTGAAGACCAACAGCATCACCCAAACTGGGGGAATGTGTATAACCAGCTTGAAATTTCACTTTCTACGCATGACGCCGATGGAGTTACCGAAAAAGATTTTAAAATGGCCCGGGCCATCGAAGATATTATCGAAGCCGGTAACTAG